The following proteins are encoded in a genomic region of Microbacterium sp. NC79:
- a CDS encoding YifB family Mg chelatase-like AAA ATPase — translation MSVVRTWAIALNGITGAIVEVEADLSSHTPGFDLIGLADKALGEAVRRVSNACANSGLPLPRRRITVNLSPAALPKRGSGFDVAIAMAAIATEHEVSLESLQRTVHIGELGLDGRLRPLPGVLPCVIAARDGGFDRVIVPYGNREEALLVPGIEVVGAVALSDVAAAHGVECETHLWEPIAAPSPEPAVAAPGDLKDVVGQRDAVEALIVAAAGAHHVVMSGPPGAGKTMLASRLPGILPALTHEQAIDVACIRSLTGAPLSTLPSIVPFEAPHHTASVVALIGGGSGIIRPGAIARAAHGVLFLDEAAEFPTAVLDGLRQPLESGSITIHRAGATATFPARCQLVLAMNPCPCGNYGVRGAECVCPPQAIRRYQSRLSGPVRDRIDIELPMRRVTSTTLAPTVTTGEARARVAEARDRAAHRLRETPWRVNAEVAGTYLRREPVVAGARDALDRALERGQITLRGYDRSMRLAWTLADLDGADKLSAAHVGRALLLKQGMAA, via the coding sequence ATGAGCGTCGTGCGTACGTGGGCAATCGCGTTGAACGGTATTACCGGTGCGATCGTCGAGGTGGAAGCCGACCTCTCGTCGCACACGCCAGGGTTCGATCTGATTGGTCTTGCAGACAAGGCTCTCGGTGAGGCCGTGCGGCGCGTCAGCAACGCGTGCGCGAACTCGGGGTTGCCGCTGCCCAGGCGGCGCATCACGGTGAATCTGTCACCTGCAGCATTGCCGAAACGCGGTTCCGGTTTTGACGTGGCGATTGCCATGGCAGCGATTGCTACAGAACACGAGGTGTCGTTGGAGTCGTTGCAGCGCACGGTGCACATCGGTGAGCTTGGCCTCGACGGTCGGCTCCGTCCGCTTCCTGGAGTGTTGCCTTGCGTCATAGCGGCGCGTGACGGTGGATTCGACCGCGTCATCGTCCCCTACGGAAATCGAGAAGAAGCGTTGCTTGTTCCCGGAATCGAGGTTGTCGGTGCTGTCGCATTGAGCGATGTCGCTGCCGCCCACGGCGTCGAATGTGAAACACACCTGTGGGAACCGATTGCCGCGCCAAGCCCGGAGCCCGCCGTTGCGGCGCCTGGAGATTTGAAAGACGTTGTTGGCCAACGCGATGCGGTGGAGGCGCTGATCGTGGCTGCGGCCGGCGCGCATCACGTGGTGATGAGTGGGCCACCCGGTGCGGGCAAGACCATGCTGGCGTCACGTCTGCCTGGCATACTTCCGGCACTGACGCATGAGCAAGCGATTGATGTCGCCTGTATCCGTTCGTTGACCGGAGCCCCGCTTTCAACCCTGCCCTCGATTGTGCCGTTTGAAGCTCCGCACCACACGGCAAGCGTGGTCGCACTTATTGGCGGCGGAAGCGGCATCATTCGCCCAGGGGCGATTGCACGAGCCGCCCACGGGGTGCTCTTTCTCGATGAGGCGGCGGAGTTCCCGACCGCCGTGCTCGACGGACTTCGCCAGCCATTGGAATCCGGGAGCATCACGATTCATCGTGCAGGGGCGACGGCAACATTTCCCGCACGATGTCAGCTCGTGCTCGCAATGAATCCCTGTCCGTGCGGCAACTACGGGGTGCGGGGCGCTGAGTGCGTATGCCCTCCACAGGCCATCAGGCGATATCAATCTCGGCTATCTGGCCCCGTTCGCGACCGCATCGATATCGAGTTGCCGATGCGGCGGGTGACGTCCACAACTTTGGCTCCCACGGTGACCACTGGTGAAGCGCGTGCGCGTGTCGCAGAGGCTCGCGACCGGGCTGCACACCGGTTACGGGAGACACCCTGGCGCGTCAACGCCGAAGTCGCCGGAACTTACTTACGACGTGAACCCGTTGTCGCGGGTGCACGCGACGCCCTCGATCGTGCGCTCGAGCGTGGCCAGATCACGCTGCGCGGGTATGACCGCTCGATGCGTTTGGCGTGGACTCTGGCTGACCTTGATGGGGCCGACAAACTGAGCGCCGCGCATGTTGGTCGCGCGCTTCTCTTAAAGCAGGGAATGGCAGCATGA
- the dprA gene encoding DNA-processing protein DprA, which translates to MTDERRQEAAARVALSLLTEPGDADMGALVATYGASQTMEIIRSGTAPAEMPTRTWKAAIVRWAPRLSVLDGHDQRERARRANARLVIPGDEEWPDALAELGVHAPLLLWVRGEPALLSSEQSVALVGARAATGYGEHVASEFADALAGRGASVVSGGAYGIDGAAHRAALGAGGHTVAIMAGGVDRPYPAGHAHLLAQIARTGAVVSELPLGVTPSRWRFLSRNRVIAALSDVTVVVEAGWRSGSLNTAGHAASLGRPLGAVPGPITSPASMGCHRLLREFDAVCVTTPEEVRELAGWEDPVETRERGADGDAGSATNRLIDALSVRAVRDIDTIARRTGQARDEVQAAIGLLLLDGTVIAADGGYLLATVPQGRDATARDHS; encoded by the coding sequence ATGACGGATGAAAGACGACAGGAAGCCGCCGCGCGCGTGGCACTGAGCCTTTTGACGGAGCCGGGAGACGCCGACATGGGCGCCTTGGTGGCAACGTATGGGGCGTCCCAGACGATGGAGATCATCCGGTCAGGTACTGCGCCGGCAGAGATGCCCACCAGAACGTGGAAGGCGGCCATCGTGCGCTGGGCGCCTCGCCTATCCGTTCTCGATGGGCACGATCAACGCGAACGCGCGCGTCGAGCCAACGCACGATTGGTGATCCCGGGCGATGAAGAGTGGCCGGACGCACTCGCAGAACTCGGCGTTCACGCACCACTCCTGTTGTGGGTCAGGGGAGAGCCCGCACTGTTGTCGAGTGAACAGTCGGTCGCGCTCGTCGGGGCACGCGCAGCTACCGGTTATGGCGAACACGTTGCCAGCGAGTTTGCGGATGCCCTCGCCGGACGCGGCGCGTCCGTCGTTTCTGGCGGTGCCTACGGAATCGACGGCGCGGCACATCGTGCGGCGCTCGGAGCAGGCGGGCACACGGTCGCCATCATGGCGGGTGGTGTGGATCGTCCGTATCCGGCTGGGCACGCGCACTTGCTCGCGCAGATCGCGCGTACCGGCGCAGTCGTGAGCGAGCTACCGCTGGGCGTCACGCCTTCGCGTTGGCGGTTTTTGAGCCGAAACCGTGTGATCGCCGCGCTGTCCGACGTCACGGTTGTGGTTGAGGCGGGGTGGCGCAGTGGCTCCCTCAATACAGCCGGGCACGCGGCGAGCCTCGGACGCCCGTTAGGTGCGGTTCCGGGACCAATTACCTCACCCGCGTCGATGGGGTGTCATCGGCTCCTTCGTGAGTTCGATGCGGTGTGCGTCACGACGCCAGAAGAGGTACGTGAGCTTGCGGGGTGGGAAGACCCGGTCGAAACCCGCGAGCGCGGCGCGGATGGTGATGCGGGAAGCGCCACGAATCGCCTCATTGATGCACTCAGCGTTCGCGCGGTACGGGATATCGACACCATCGCGCGCCGCACGGGGCAAGCTCGCGATGAGGTACAGGCTGCAATCGGCCTGCTCTTGCTCGATGGAACCGTGATTGCTGCAGACGGCGGCTACCTTTTGGCCACCGTTCCGCAGGGCAGGGACGCCACTGCACGAGACCACAGCTGA
- a CDS encoding MATE family efflux transporter: protein MATPLTTGRPWRVILAFSVPLLLGNIVQQLYQFADAVVVGRYLGVNALAAVGATGALLFLLLGFAWGMTSGFAIPTAQAFGAGDARAVRRSVAAGALLTAVVSLIISVAGPLTAEPILVLLQTPPELLAEATIFTQISFLGGAATMFFNFLAAIIRAIGDSRTPLVFLTLACALNVGLVIVMVGPLGWGVGGAAMATVIAQAISVVLCIDYVRRRVPDLRVQRDDWRVTRAELAEHLRLGLPMGFQASIIAIGTLTVQVALNTLGTDAVAAYTTAARVDGLASALLASLGLAVSMYTAQNIGARRPDRIRRGITQAVWMAIIASLVLGAVVIAFGVPLVRLFVGDGSEEVVEMAHLMLIVNGTTYSILGVLFVVRGALQGLGQALIPTITGMIELVMRVVAALVFGSWFGYLGVTLSNPMAWIGAVVVLVPAYMVAHRKLADMKVDPVEMTLTTPIPVIGPTDSSLVVDAVVTQPVMVVRPRVGRRSR, encoded by the coding sequence ATGGCTACTCCGTTGACGACCGGCCGCCCTTGGCGCGTCATCCTTGCGTTTTCTGTACCGCTATTGCTCGGCAATATCGTGCAACAGCTGTACCAATTCGCTGATGCTGTTGTCGTCGGCCGCTATCTCGGCGTTAACGCTCTCGCAGCCGTGGGAGCGACGGGTGCTCTGCTGTTCCTTCTGCTTGGTTTTGCGTGGGGCATGACGAGTGGTTTTGCCATTCCCACTGCCCAGGCGTTCGGTGCGGGTGATGCCCGTGCGGTGCGACGTTCCGTCGCCGCAGGCGCGCTCCTGACTGCCGTCGTGAGCCTCATCATTTCGGTGGCAGGACCGCTGACGGCGGAGCCAATACTCGTGCTTCTGCAGACGCCACCCGAGCTTCTCGCCGAAGCCACGATTTTCACCCAGATCAGCTTCCTCGGTGGGGCAGCGACCATGTTCTTCAACTTCCTCGCCGCGATCATCCGGGCCATTGGCGACTCTCGCACACCCCTGGTTTTTCTCACACTGGCGTGCGCACTCAATGTCGGCCTCGTCATTGTGATGGTGGGGCCGCTTGGGTGGGGCGTAGGCGGCGCAGCCATGGCGACAGTGATCGCGCAGGCGATTTCGGTCGTGCTCTGTATTGACTACGTGCGCCGCCGCGTTCCTGATCTCCGCGTGCAACGAGACGACTGGCGCGTGACCCGCGCAGAGCTCGCCGAGCACTTGCGCCTTGGACTGCCCATGGGGTTCCAGGCGTCGATTATCGCGATCGGCACACTGACCGTTCAGGTAGCGCTGAACACGCTGGGCACGGATGCGGTTGCCGCGTATACGACGGCCGCACGCGTTGACGGTCTTGCCTCAGCGCTCCTGGCTTCGCTCGGCCTTGCCGTGTCGATGTACACCGCACAAAACATCGGGGCGCGGCGTCCCGACCGCATTCGCCGCGGCATCACGCAAGCGGTGTGGATGGCAATTATCGCCTCTCTCGTGCTGGGTGCCGTTGTGATCGCATTCGGTGTGCCGCTCGTGCGCCTGTTCGTCGGCGATGGCTCAGAAGAGGTCGTAGAAATGGCCCACCTGATGCTCATCGTGAATGGCACGACGTACTCCATCCTCGGAGTGTTGTTCGTCGTGCGCGGCGCGCTACAGGGCTTGGGTCAAGCGCTCATTCCGACGATCACCGGCATGATCGAACTCGTCATGCGCGTCGTCGCCGCTCTCGTGTTCGGCTCCTGGTTCGGCTACCTCGGTGTCACTTTGAGTAACCCGATGGCGTGGATCGGTGCTGTCGTTGTGCTGGTACCTGCCTACATGGTGGCGCATCGCAAGCTCGCCGATATGAAGGTCGACCCGGTAGAAATGACGTTGACAACGCCGATCCCGGTAATTGGTCCGACCGACAGTTCGCTCGTCGTTGACGCCGTCGTCACTCAGCCTGTGATGGTAGTGCGGCCGCGGGTCGGCCGCCGCTCAAGATAG
- a CDS encoding tyrosine recombinase, producing MRLDDAAQAFDEHLTRVRRLSPATTRAYAADLRDLRAHLDDDDITLIDVDTLRDWLWSATQRGDARSTIARRTATVRTFFAWALENGHVATDPTLRLVTPKKAKTLPAVATAASLDDVLTGLRIAAADGDAIALRDHAMLELLYAAGIRVSELCNLDVDSIDRERATVRVLGKGSKERVVPFGLPARDAIDAYLTRARPTLVARGSGTSALFLGARGGRLSPRAVYAVVSREIAPVTGREHVGPHTLRHSAATHLIDGGADLRAVQEILGHASLGTTQIYTHVSSERLAAVYKLAHPRA from the coding sequence ATGAGGCTCGATGATGCGGCACAGGCGTTCGACGAGCACCTCACCAGGGTGCGACGACTATCTCCTGCGACGACCCGTGCGTACGCTGCCGACCTGCGCGATCTGCGAGCGCACCTCGACGACGACGACATCACGCTGATCGACGTCGATACCCTTCGCGACTGGCTTTGGAGCGCCACCCAGCGGGGCGATGCTCGCTCCACGATTGCGAGACGGACAGCGACGGTGCGTACCTTTTTTGCCTGGGCGCTGGAAAATGGGCATGTCGCAACTGATCCCACACTGCGACTTGTCACGCCAAAGAAGGCGAAGACGCTGCCAGCCGTCGCGACAGCGGCGAGCCTCGACGACGTTCTGACTGGCTTACGCATCGCGGCCGCCGACGGTGATGCGATCGCTTTGCGTGACCACGCCATGCTTGAGCTGCTGTATGCAGCAGGTATCCGCGTGTCCGAGCTATGCAACCTCGATGTCGACAGTATTGATCGGGAACGCGCCACGGTGCGCGTCTTGGGCAAGGGATCGAAGGAGCGCGTTGTGCCTTTTGGCCTGCCAGCGCGTGATGCGATTGACGCATATCTGACACGCGCGCGGCCCACCTTGGTGGCGCGGGGGAGCGGAACCTCTGCACTATTTCTCGGGGCGCGCGGCGGAAGACTTTCGCCACGCGCGGTGTATGCGGTCGTCTCGCGGGAGATCGCACCGGTAACCGGTCGCGAGCACGTTGGTCCGCACACCCTGCGTCACTCGGCGGCGACTCACCTCATTGATGGCGGCGCGGATTTGCGCGCAGTGCAGGAGATCCTCGGCCACGCGAGCCTGGGCACAACCCAGATCTACACGCATGTCTCCAGCGAGCGCCTTGCCGCCGTGTACAAGCTCGCCCACCCGCGCGCTTAA